Proteins found in one Streptococcus iniae genomic segment:
- the ruvX gene encoding Holliday junction resolvase RuvX — protein MRIMGLDVGSKTVGVAISDPLGFTAQGLEIIKIDEDKEEFGFERLGELVKAYKVDTFVVGLPKNMNNTSGPRVEASQAYGQKIEELFKIPVKYQDERLTTVQAERMLIEQADISRGKRKKVIDKLAAQLILQNYLDRTY, from the coding sequence ATGAGAATAATGGGACTGGATGTAGGTTCTAAGACAGTTGGAGTAGCTATTAGCGATCCTTTAGGTTTTACAGCCCAAGGCCTTGAAATTATTAAGATTGATGAAGACAAAGAAGAGTTCGGTTTTGAACGTCTGGGGGAACTTGTCAAAGCATACAAGGTTGACACATTTGTTGTGGGCTTGCCAAAAAACATGAACAATACAAGTGGTCCACGGGTGGAAGCTAGTCAGGCTTATGGTCAAAAAATTGAAGAACTCTTCAAGATTCCTGTCAAGTATCAAGATGAACGATTAACAACAGTTCAAGCCGAGCGGATGCTCATTGAACAAGCAGACATTAGTCGTGGCAAGCGTAAAAAAGTTATTGATAAATTAGCCGCACAGTTGATTTTACAAAATTATTTAGATAGAACCTATTAA
- a CDS encoding IreB family regulatory phosphoprotein, with amino-acid sequence MGFTDETVRFKLDDGDKKEISETLTAVYHSLEEKGYNPINQIVGYVLSGDPAYVPRYNDARNQIRKYERDEIVEELVRYYLQGNGIDIK; translated from the coding sequence ATGGGATTTACAGACGAAACAGTTCGCTTTAAGTTAGATGATGGTGATAAAAAAGAAATCAGTGAAACACTAACAGCTGTTTACCATTCTCTTGAGGAAAAAGGTTACAATCCTATCAATCAAATTGTAGGTTATGTATTGAGTGGTGACCCTGCTTATGTACCGAGATATAATGATGCTCGCAATCAAATTCGCAAATATGAACGTGATGAGATTGTTGAAGAACTTGTTCGCTATTACTTGCAAGGAAATGGAATTGACATAAAATGA
- the spx gene encoding transcriptional regulator Spx, which produces MIKIYTISSCTSCKKAKTWLNGHKLPYKEQNLGKEPLTKEEILAILSKTENGVESIVSSKNRYAKALNCNIDELSVSEVIDLIQDNPRILKSPILIDDKRLQVGYKEDDIRAFLPRSIRNIENTEARLRAAL; this is translated from the coding sequence ATGATTAAAATTTATACGATTTCAAGTTGTACGAGCTGTAAAAAGGCCAAAACCTGGTTAAATGGTCATAAGCTCCCTTATAAAGAACAAAATTTAGGAAAAGAACCACTTACAAAAGAAGAAATATTAGCTATTTTATCTAAGACAGAAAATGGTGTCGAAAGTATTGTCTCATCAAAGAATAGATATGCTAAGGCCCTTAATTGTAATATTGATGAACTGAGCGTTAGTGAAGTTATCGACTTAATTCAGGACAATCCTCGTATTCTAAAAAGTCCTATTTTAATTGATGATAAACGTTTGCAAGTGGGCTATAAAGAAGATGATATTAGAGCCTTCTTACCACGTTCTATCCGTAATATTGAAAATACAGAAGCGCGTTTGCGCGCAGCACTTTAA
- the recA gene encoding recombinase RecA: MAKKVKKTEEITKKFGDDRRKALDDALKNIEKDFGKGAVMRLGERAEQKVQVMSSGSLALDIALGAGGYPKGRIIEIYGPESSGKTTVALHAVAQAQKEGGIAAFIDAEHALDPAYAASLGVNIDELLLSQPDSGEQGLEIAGKLIDSGAVDLVVVDSVAALVPRAEIDGDIGDSHVGLQARMMSQAMRKLSASINKTKTIAIFINQLREKVGVMFGNPETTPGGRALKFYSSVRLDVRGNTQIKGTGDQKDSSIGKETKIKVVKNKVAPPFKVAEVEIMYGEGISRTGELVKIASDLDIIQKAGAWFSYNGEKIGQGSENAKKFLADHPELFDEIDHKVRVKVGLVEDTEIEEVEEVSSTTDELILDLDNAIEIED; encoded by the coding sequence TTGGCGAAAAAAGTTAAAAAAACAGAAGAAATCACTAAAAAATTTGGTGACGACCGTAGAAAAGCTCTTGATGACGCGTTAAAAAACATTGAAAAAGATTTCGGTAAAGGTGCTGTTATGCGTCTGGGAGAGCGTGCAGAGCAAAAAGTTCAAGTGATGAGTTCTGGTAGTTTAGCACTTGATATTGCTTTAGGTGCTGGTGGCTATCCTAAGGGGCGTATTATTGAAATTTATGGGCCAGAATCTTCAGGTAAAACAACAGTTGCCTTGCATGCTGTTGCTCAAGCTCAAAAAGAAGGTGGAATTGCTGCCTTTATTGATGCCGAACATGCACTTGATCCTGCTTATGCAGCTTCATTGGGTGTTAATATTGATGAATTGCTTTTATCACAACCAGATTCTGGAGAGCAAGGACTTGAGATTGCAGGAAAATTGATTGACTCAGGTGCTGTTGATTTGGTTGTTGTTGACTCGGTTGCCGCACTTGTACCACGTGCAGAAATTGATGGCGACATTGGTGATAGTCATGTTGGTTTACAAGCTCGAATGATGAGCCAAGCCATGCGTAAACTCTCTGCATCAATTAATAAAACTAAAACAATTGCTATCTTTATTAACCAATTGCGTGAAAAAGTTGGGGTTATGTTTGGTAATCCTGAGACAACTCCTGGTGGTCGTGCCTTGAAGTTCTACTCATCTGTTCGTTTAGATGTTCGTGGCAATACTCAAATTAAAGGAACTGGCGATCAAAAAGATAGCAGCATCGGTAAAGAAACCAAAATCAAGGTTGTTAAAAATAAAGTTGCCCCACCTTTTAAAGTTGCAGAAGTTGAAATCATGTATGGTGAAGGAATTTCACGCACAGGAGAACTTGTTAAAATTGCATCTGACCTAGACATTATCCAAAAAGCCGGTGCATGGTTCTCTTATAATGGTGAAAAGATTGGTCAAGGATCTGAGAATGCTAAAAAATTCTTGGCAGATCATCCAGAACTCTTTGATGAGATTGACCATAAAGTTCGTGTTAAAGTGGGCTTGGTTGAAGATACAGAGATAGAAGAAGTTGAAGAAGTTTCATCAACAACAGACGAACTTATTTTAGATTTAGATAATGCTATTGAAATTGAAGATTAA
- a CDS encoding competence/damage-inducible protein A, with product MKAELIAVGTELLTGQILNTNAQFLSEKMAEIGVDVYFQTAVGDNEERLLSVIDIASKRSHLIILCGGLGPTEDDLTKQTLAKYLGKNLIFDSDASLKLDDFFSSRPSHSRTPNNERQAQVIEGSIPIQNLTGLAVGGLIEVNGITYVVLPGPPNELRPMVNQGLIPLLSGNQSALYSKVLRFFGIGESQLVTVLADIIENQTDPTIAPYAKIGEVTLRLSTKGRNQSEAYQKLADFEKKLLALTTLDGSYLSEFLYGYGEDNSLAKEVFQLLKKHTKTLTAAESLTAGMFQSSLADFSGSSAVFNGGFVTYSITEKSKMLGIPLELLEQHGVVSAFTAEQMAMKAKTLTDSDIAISLTGVAGPDSLEEQPVGTVYIGIASQETVESFKIFIGGRSRSDIRKIACMHAFNLVRKTLLKGENLV from the coding sequence ATGAAGGCGGAATTGATTGCTGTTGGAACAGAATTATTAACAGGACAAATTCTAAATACCAATGCCCAATTTTTGTCTGAGAAGATGGCTGAGATTGGAGTCGATGTTTATTTTCAAACGGCTGTTGGAGATAACGAGGAACGGCTCTTATCAGTGATTGACATTGCAAGTAAGCGAAGTCATTTAATTATTTTGTGTGGTGGCCTTGGACCTACAGAAGATGATTTAACAAAGCAAACTCTTGCTAAGTATTTAGGAAAAAATCTGATTTTTGATTCTGATGCTAGCTTAAAATTGGATGATTTTTTCTCCAGTCGACCAAGTCATTCAAGAACCCCTAATAATGAGCGTCAAGCTCAAGTGATTGAAGGCTCAATCCCAATTCAAAATCTTACGGGCCTTGCAGTAGGTGGCTTGATTGAGGTAAATGGGATTACTTATGTTGTTTTACCTGGACCACCAAATGAATTAAGACCAATGGTTAATCAAGGTCTCATTCCGTTACTATCGGGTAATCAAAGTGCTTTGTACTCTAAAGTGTTGCGTTTTTTTGGTATCGGTGAGAGTCAACTGGTAACGGTCCTTGCTGATATTATTGAAAATCAAACGGATCCTACCATTGCTCCCTACGCTAAAATTGGAGAAGTAACATTACGACTATCAACAAAAGGGCGAAATCAGAGTGAAGCTTATCAAAAACTGGCTGATTTTGAAAAAAAACTTCTAGCGCTTACTACTTTGGATGGCTCCTACCTTAGTGAATTTCTTTATGGCTATGGAGAGGATAATAGTTTGGCAAAAGAAGTCTTTCAATTATTGAAGAAACACACAAAAACCTTAACGGCAGCAGAAAGTTTAACGGCAGGAATGTTTCAATCTTCTTTGGCAGACTTTTCAGGTTCTTCAGCAGTTTTTAATGGAGGATTTGTCACATATAGTATAACTGAAAAGTCAAAAATGTTGGGAATACCTTTAGAGTTGCTCGAGCAGCATGGGGTTGTTAGTGCTTTTACTGCAGAGCAGATGGCCATGAAAGCAAAAACGCTAACAGACTCGGATATTGCCATTAGTTTAACTGGTGTTGCAGGACCAGATAGTTTGGAGGAACAGCCAGTAGGAACAGTTTATATTGGTATTGCTAGTCAAGAAACAGTTGAATCATTTAAGATTTTCATCGGAGGTCGCAGCCGTTCAGATATTAGGAAAATAGCATGTATGCATGCTTTTAACCTGGTCCGTAAAACTTTATTAAAGGGCGAAAATTTGGTATAA
- a CDS encoding DNA-3-methyladenine glycosylase I, with protein sequence MKRCSWVPQSNKLYCDYHDLEWGKPIFDDRELFELLCLESYQSGLSWLTVLKKRQAFRQVFSNYDIDKVAQFSEVQIAEALQNSAIIRHRLKLTATVKNAKAVKVIQEEFGSFSAYLWGFCDGKPLVNIVNSSHPVATQTDLSKALAKDLKKRGFAFLGPTTVYSFMQASGMVNDHEDTCDFK encoded by the coding sequence ATGAAACGCTGCAGTTGGGTGCCTCAAAGCAATAAATTATACTGTGATTACCATGATTTAGAATGGGGAAAACCTATTTTTGATGATCGAGAGTTATTTGAATTGTTATGCCTGGAAAGTTATCAGTCGGGTTTATCTTGGTTGACAGTCTTGAAAAAACGTCAAGCCTTTCGACAAGTCTTTAGCAACTATGATATTGATAAAGTTGCTCAATTTTCTGAAGTGCAAATAGCAGAAGCTTTACAGAATTCCGCTATTATTAGGCATCGCCTGAAATTGACTGCAACAGTCAAAAATGCTAAGGCTGTAAAAGTTATTCAAGAAGAATTTGGATCATTTTCGGCTTATCTATGGGGTTTTTGTGATGGGAAACCACTTGTCAACATTGTCAATTCAAGTCATCCTGTTGCTACACAAACAGATTTATCGAAAGCACTTGCTAAAGATTTGAAGAAAAGAGGTTTTGCTTTTTTAGGACCGACGACTGTTTATTCATTTATGCAGGCATCGGGTATGGTTAATGACCATGAAGATACTTGTGATTTTAAGTAA
- the ruvA gene encoding Holliday junction branch migration protein RuvA: MFDYIKGQLTKITAKYIVVETGGLGYIIYVANPYSFTDSVNQNCIVYLHQVIREDAHLLFGFHSEDEKDVFLKLISVSGIGPMTALAIVAVDDNQGLVNAIDNSDIKYLMKFPKIGKKTAQQMILDLAGKFVEAPQENAKSASVKSNSNEQLDEAIEALLALGYKASELKKIRAFFEGTDEKTEQYIKSALKMLMKG, encoded by the coding sequence ATGTTTGATTATATAAAAGGACAATTGACAAAGATAACGGCCAAATATATTGTCGTTGAAACAGGTGGTTTGGGCTATATTATTTACGTTGCAAATCCCTATAGCTTTACAGACAGCGTCAACCAAAATTGTATTGTTTATTTGCACCAAGTGATTAGAGAGGATGCGCATTTGCTCTTTGGTTTTCATTCTGAAGACGAAAAGGATGTATTTCTTAAACTGATATCTGTTTCAGGAATTGGACCAATGACGGCCTTAGCGATTGTTGCTGTGGACGATAATCAAGGCTTGGTTAATGCAATTGATAATAGTGATATTAAATACTTGATGAAATTCCCTAAAATTGGGAAGAAAACTGCGCAACAGATGATTTTAGATTTGGCAGGGAAGTTTGTTGAAGCCCCTCAAGAAAATGCTAAATCAGCTTCTGTTAAGTCAAATAGCAACGAACAATTAGATGAAGCTATTGAAGCCTTATTGGCATTAGGTTATAAAGCAAGTGAACTTAAGAAAATCCGAGCTTTCTTTGAAGGAACAGATGAAAAGACTGAACAATACATTAAATCAGCTTTGAAGATGTTGATGAAAGGGTAA
- a CDS encoding MDR family MFS transporter has product MSEFFQLPKQIQLRELMRFITITLGSSIFPFMAMYYTTYFGTFMTGILMMITSLSGFLGTMYGGHLSDAIGRKKVVIIGSIGTIIGWFLTITANIPGHLIPWLTFLGILLVDISSCFYGPAYEAMLIDLTDSSNRRFVYTINYWLINIAVMFGAGIAGLFYDHYFIELLLAMFVVNLLCFFVAYYKFHETRPDDHDFAHNSSLSATFKNYSEVFKDRAFVIFTMGSILFSSVWMQMDNYIPVHLKLYFETTHLFGFEVTGAKMLSIMVFTNTFLIVFFMTLVNKLTVKWKLLPQLLIGSIIFSVGVFLSFTFTHFIGIWIAVLIFTVGEMINVPANQVLRADMMDQSKIGSYTGFVSMAHPLGAILAGFLVSLSHFSGPIGVQIMFLVIATAGIYLTLLSARMKKKV; this is encoded by the coding sequence GTGTCAGAGTTTTTTCAATTACCAAAACAAATTCAATTACGGGAATTAATGAGGTTTATTACTATTACACTTGGAAGTAGTATTTTCCCATTTATGGCCATGTATTACACAACTTACTTTGGAACATTTATGACTGGTATTTTGATGATGATAACGAGTCTTAGTGGTTTTTTGGGAACCATGTATGGAGGTCACTTGTCCGATGCCATTGGTCGAAAAAAGGTTGTTATCATTGGTTCAATTGGTACTATTATTGGATGGTTCTTAACCATTACAGCAAATATTCCAGGACATCTCATACCATGGTTGACTTTTTTAGGGATTCTTCTAGTTGATATTTCATCTTGTTTTTATGGCCCTGCCTATGAAGCCATGTTGATTGATTTGACGGATAGTAGCAATAGACGATTTGTTTATACTATTAATTATTGGCTGATTAATATTGCAGTGATGTTTGGTGCTGGTATTGCAGGTTTATTTTATGACCATTATTTTATAGAATTATTGCTTGCCATGTTTGTGGTTAATTTACTTTGTTTTTTTGTGGCATATTATAAATTCCATGAGACACGTCCTGATGACCATGATTTTGCTCATAATTCTAGTTTGTCAGCAACCTTTAAAAATTATAGTGAGGTCTTTAAAGACAGAGCTTTTGTTATTTTCACTATGGGTTCAATCTTGTTTTCGAGTGTTTGGATGCAGATGGATAATTACATTCCTGTTCATTTAAAGTTGTATTTTGAAACTACGCATCTCTTTGGTTTTGAAGTGACGGGAGCAAAAATGCTCTCTATTATGGTTTTTACCAATACCTTTTTGATCGTGTTTTTTATGACACTTGTCAATAAGTTGACAGTTAAATGGAAATTGCTCCCACAATTATTGATAGGTTCTATCATTTTTTCAGTTGGGGTATTCTTGTCATTTACCTTCACGCATTTTATTGGTATCTGGATTGCTGTTCTTATTTTTACAGTTGGGGAAATGATTAATGTGCCAGCTAATCAGGTGTTAAGAGCTGACATGATGGATCAGTCAAAGATTGGTTCTTATACAGGATTTGTATCAATGGCACATCCACTCGGGGCTATTTTAGCAGGTTTTCTAGTATCACTTAGCCATTTCAGTGGGCCTATTGGTGTCCAAATAATGTTTCTAGTGATTGCTACCGCAGGTATTTACCTAACCCTACTATCTGCAAGAATGAAAAAGAAGGTTTAA
- the mutL gene encoding DNA mismatch repair endonuclease MutL yields the protein MSKIIELPEILANQIAAGEVIERPASVVKELVENAIDAKSNQITIEIEESGLKSIKITDNGEGMSKDDLPLSILRHATSKIKNQSDLFRIRTLGFRGEALPSIASISELTIETATEDSSHGSILMSKGGKVEKVDVISTPVGTKIKVENLFYNTPARLKYMKSLQAELAHIVDVVNRLSLGHPEVAFTLICDGRELTKTSGTGDLKQAIAGIYGLNTAKKMVEISNADLDFEVSGYVSLPELTRANRNYITLLINGRYIKNFLLNRAILDGYGSKLMVGRFPIVVIDIQIDPYLADVNVHPTKQEVRISKEKELMALISSAIADSLRQQDLIPDALENLAKSTTRAFDKPVQTSFSLPSKNSSLYYDREKNDFFVRDTVEEASPSFNDIDRPVNESLTEAMPSKQSAIRHARRDNQVEESTEHPSLTIQNKQKMEKLLKNLENEQSSTFPELDYFGQMHGTYLFAQGKEGLFIIDQHAAQERVKYEYYREKIGDVDSSLQQLLVPYLFEFSGADFINLQEKMSLLNAVGIYLEAYGTNTFILREHPIWMKESEIESGVYEMCDMLLLTHQVSIKDYRAELAIMMSCKRSIKANHTLDDYSARQLLLQLAECKNPYNCPHGRPVLINFSKADMEKMFRRIQENHTSLRELGKY from the coding sequence ATGTCAAAAATTATTGAACTACCAGAGATACTGGCCAACCAAATTGCTGCAGGTGAAGTTATTGAACGTCCAGCCAGTGTTGTAAAAGAGTTGGTTGAAAATGCTATTGATGCTAAAAGTAATCAAATCACAATAGAAATTGAAGAATCTGGATTAAAGTCTATCAAAATTACAGACAATGGTGAAGGGATGTCAAAAGATGATTTACCATTGAGTATTTTGCGTCATGCAACCAGTAAAATTAAAAACCAGAGTGATCTTTTTAGGATTAGAACGCTAGGTTTTAGGGGTGAGGCTCTGCCATCTATCGCTTCAATCTCTGAACTGACAATAGAAACGGCAACAGAAGATTCAAGTCATGGCTCTATTCTGATGTCAAAAGGTGGTAAGGTTGAGAAGGTGGATGTGATTTCAACACCAGTTGGAACGAAGATAAAGGTTGAAAACCTTTTTTACAATACGCCCGCACGACTAAAATATATGAAGAGTTTACAGGCAGAGTTAGCTCACATTGTTGATGTTGTCAATCGTCTTAGTCTGGGTCATCCAGAAGTTGCCTTTACACTTATTTGTGATGGAAGAGAACTGACTAAAACTTCTGGAACAGGTGATTTGAAACAGGCAATTGCAGGGATTTATGGTCTAAATACAGCTAAGAAAATGGTTGAGATTTCTAATGCTGATTTAGATTTTGAAGTCAGTGGTTATGTTAGTCTACCAGAGTTAACCCGAGCAAATCGTAATTACATTACTTTACTTATTAATGGACGGTATATCAAAAATTTCCTTTTGAATCGTGCCATTTTAGATGGTTATGGTTCAAAGTTAATGGTCGGGCGTTTTCCAATTGTTGTTATTGATATCCAAATCGATCCCTATTTGGCTGATGTCAATGTTCATCCAACCAAGCAGGAAGTTCGTATTTCTAAAGAAAAAGAGTTGATGGCACTCATTAGTTCAGCAATTGCTGATAGTTTACGACAACAAGATTTAATACCAGATGCTCTTGAAAATTTAGCTAAGTCAACGACGAGAGCCTTTGACAAGCCTGTTCAAACCAGTTTTTCCTTACCATCAAAAAACAGTTCACTTTATTATGATAGGGAAAAAAATGATTTCTTTGTTAGAGATACAGTTGAAGAGGCAAGTCCATCATTTAATGATATTGACAGACCTGTAAATGAGTCGTTGACAGAAGCTATGCCATCCAAGCAGTCGGCTATTCGGCATGCTAGGCGTGATAATCAAGTTGAGGAGTCCACTGAACATCCGAGTTTGACTATACAGAATAAGCAAAAAATGGAAAAATTGCTGAAGAATCTTGAGAATGAGCAAAGTTCAACTTTTCCAGAGTTGGATTATTTTGGTCAGATGCATGGGACTTATCTTTTTGCTCAGGGTAAAGAAGGCTTATTTATCATTGATCAACACGCAGCTCAAGAACGTGTTAAATATGAATATTACCGTGAAAAAATTGGCGATGTTGACAGCAGTTTACAACAATTATTGGTTCCCTATTTGTTTGAATTTTCTGGGGCTGATTTTATCAATTTGCAAGAAAAAATGTCCCTTTTAAACGCTGTTGGAATATACTTAGAAGCTTATGGGACCAATACCTTTATTCTTCGTGAGCATCCTATTTGGATGAAAGAAAGTGAAATTGAATCTGGTGTTTATGAAATGTGTGACATGTTGCTTTTAACCCATCAGGTATCTATTAAGGATTATCGTGCAGAATTGGCTATTATGATGAGTTGTAAACGATCTATTAAGGCAAATCACACCTTAGACGATTATTCTGCCAGACAATTATTGTTGCAATTAGCAGAATGTAAAAATCCTTATAATTGTCCTCATGGTCGGCCAGTCTTAATTAATTTTAGCAAGGCAGACATGGAAAAAATGTTCAGGCGTATTCAAGAAAATCACACGAGTTTAAGGGAGTTAGGGAAATATTAG
- the mutS gene encoding DNA mismatch repair protein MutS produces MSNLKVSPGMQQYLDIKQHYPDAFLLFRMGDFYELFYEDAVKAAQILEIGLTSRNKNAENPIPMAGVPHHSAQQYIDILIELGYKVAIAEQMEDPKQAVGVVKREVVQVITPGTVVDSSKPNSSNNFLVAIDSCNGFFGLSYMDLATGEFFVTELSDFSSACSEVFNLKAREVVLGFSLTQDQENQLNPNKALLLSQESEILEDDHLLDKQLTVAERQVAGKLLQYVQKTQMRELSHLQQVVHYEIKDYLQMSYATKNSLDLIENARTQKKHGSLYWLLDETKTAMGMRQLKNWIDRPLINQEAILKRQAIIQVFLDAFIERADLSDSLKGVYDIERLTSRVSFGKVNPKDLLQLGHTLGQVPQIKSILSAIGSPCLDDLTAAIDPISELEALISSAISKEAPATISEGNIIRTGFDDKLDHYRKVMKEGTGWIAEIELKERQASGINNLKIDYNKKDGYYFHVTNSNLANVPEHFFRKATLKNSERYGTAELAKIEGQMLEAREESSNLEYDIFMSIRARVETYIDRLQSLAKAIATVDVLQSLAVVAERNHYVRPEFNREHIIAIDNGRHAVVEKVMGVQEYIPNSIHFDSQTAIQLITGPNMSGKSTYMRQLALTVIMAQMGSYVAADKAQLPIFDAIFTRIGAADDLISGQSTFMVEMMEANHAIKRASDSSLILFDELGRGTATYDGMALAQSIIEYIHDKVKAKTMFATHYHELTSLSTKLTSLENVHVSTLEKDGEVTFLHKISQGPADKSYGIHVAKIAGLPADLLQRADHILSKLESQSETTQGLDQKTQSMEKEQLTLFQMDNKSDQVLSKLKDIDVMNMTPMEAMTALYELKKLI; encoded by the coding sequence ATGAGCAATCTTAAAGTTTCTCCTGGAATGCAGCAGTATCTGGACATAAAGCAACATTATCCAGATGCTTTTTTGCTTTTTAGGATGGGCGATTTTTATGAATTATTTTATGAAGATGCTGTAAAGGCAGCTCAAATTTTGGAAATTGGACTGACAAGTCGTAATAAAAATGCAGAAAATCCAATTCCAATGGCAGGCGTTCCTCATCATTCAGCACAACAATATATTGATATTTTAATTGAACTAGGCTATAAAGTTGCTATTGCTGAACAGATGGAAGACCCTAAGCAGGCTGTTGGTGTGGTGAAACGTGAGGTTGTTCAAGTCATTACACCAGGAACAGTTGTTGATTCAAGTAAGCCTAATAGTTCAAATAACTTCCTAGTTGCTATTGATAGTTGTAACGGTTTTTTTGGTCTTTCCTACATGGATCTTGCAACAGGTGAGTTCTTTGTCACAGAATTATCAGATTTTTCAAGTGCTTGTAGTGAAGTCTTTAACCTAAAAGCGAGGGAAGTTGTTCTTGGCTTTAGTTTGACTCAAGACCAAGAAAATCAATTAAATCCAAACAAGGCATTGCTTCTATCACAGGAATCAGAAATTCTTGAAGATGATCATTTGCTTGACAAGCAGTTGACAGTAGCTGAAAGACAAGTAGCAGGCAAGCTCCTTCAATATGTTCAAAAGACCCAAATGAGAGAGCTTAGTCATCTGCAACAAGTTGTTCATTATGAAATCAAGGACTATTTACAAATGTCTTATGCAACAAAAAATAGTTTAGACTTGATTGAAAATGCTAGAACTCAAAAAAAACACGGTAGTCTTTATTGGTTGCTTGATGAGACTAAGACAGCGATGGGGATGCGCCAGTTAAAAAATTGGATTGATAGACCATTGATTAATCAAGAAGCTATTTTAAAAAGGCAAGCTATTATTCAGGTTTTTCTAGACGCCTTTATTGAAAGAGCTGATTTGAGTGACAGTTTAAAAGGCGTCTATGATATTGAACGTCTGACAAGTCGTGTTTCTTTTGGTAAGGTTAATCCCAAGGATTTGTTACAATTAGGTCACACGTTAGGTCAGGTTCCTCAGATTAAATCAATTCTGTCAGCCATTGGCAGTCCATGCTTAGATGACCTTACTGCAGCTATTGATCCTATTTCAGAATTAGAAGCACTTATCAGCTCTGCTATTTCAAAAGAAGCCCCTGCAACAATTAGTGAGGGGAATATCATTCGAACTGGATTTGATGACAAGTTAGATCATTATAGAAAGGTCATGAAAGAAGGCACTGGTTGGATTGCTGAAATTGAATTAAAAGAGCGTCAAGCAAGTGGTATCAATAACTTAAAGATTGACTATAATAAAAAAGATGGGTATTATTTCCATGTTACCAATTCCAATTTAGCGAATGTTCCAGAGCACTTTTTTAGAAAAGCGACTCTTAAAAATTCTGAACGTTATGGCACTGCAGAGTTAGCGAAAATTGAAGGTCAGATGCTTGAGGCGCGTGAAGAATCCTCAAATCTTGAATATGATATTTTCATGAGTATTAGGGCGCGTGTTGAGACCTACATTGATAGACTTCAATCCTTGGCTAAGGCCATTGCAACGGTAGATGTTTTACAAAGTTTAGCTGTTGTTGCTGAGCGAAATCACTATGTGAGACCTGAATTTAATAGGGAGCATATCATTGCTATTGATAATGGGCGTCATGCCGTTGTTGAAAAGGTGATGGGTGTGCAAGAGTATATTCCAAATAGTATTCATTTTGATAGTCAAACAGCTATTCAATTGATTACAGGGCCAAACATGAGTGGTAAGTCAACTTATATGCGTCAACTTGCCTTGACAGTAATCATGGCTCAAATGGGCTCTTATGTAGCAGCAGATAAGGCACAACTTCCTATTTTTGATGCTATCTTTACACGTATTGGTGCTGCTGATGATCTTATTTCTGGGCAATCAACCTTTATGGTTGAAATGATGGAAGCTAACCATGCTATTAAACGTGCTAGTGATTCGTCATTGATTCTCTTTGATGAGTTAGGTCGTGGGACTGCCACTTATGATGGGATGGCATTGGCACAATCTATTATTGAGTACATTCATGATAAGGTTAAAGCAAAAACAATGTTTGCCACCCACTATCATGAGTTGACATCACTGTCAACTAAATTAACAAGCCTTGAGAATGTTCACGTGTCAACCTTAGAGAAAGATGGTGAAGTGACCTTTTTACATAAGATTTCACAGGGTCCTGCAGACAAATCTTATGGTATTCATGTTGCTAAAATTGCTGGTTTACCGGCTGACTTATTGCAACGCGCAGACCATATTTTGTCTAAATTAGAGAGTCAATCAGAAACGACGCAAGGGCTTGATCAAAAGACGCAGTCTATGGAAAAAGAGCAGTTGACGCTTTTCCAAATGGACAATAAGAGTGATCAAGTGCTTTCAAAATTGAAAGATATTGACGTTATGAATATGACTCCTATGGAAGCTATGACAGCATTGTATGAGCTAAAAAAATTGATATAG